One segment of Zhihengliuella halotolerans DNA contains the following:
- a CDS encoding DUF4031 domain-containing protein, whose translation MSILIDPPLWPAHGTLFSHVVSDASLDELHEFASVAGLPARAFDRDHYDVPQRRYEDLVARGATPVSGTELVRRLVASGLRVPARQRPEKLDRILLTRWSQQLPDHPHVGADLLARWSEPHRNYHGRGHLLAVLAAVDLLVAEGEPAGAPPRAVHLAAWFHDAVYQGIAGQDERASAELVRLLLPGAVGDAELEEIRRLVLVTEHHSPSPDDASGRLLCDADLEVLARPWPQYLRYVEEVRRDYAQVSDADFARGRARVVRSLLELDPLYGTGTGRRLWETAARANLARELESLQDGTPVPSSR comes from the coding sequence ATGTCCATCCTGATCGATCCGCCACTCTGGCCGGCGCACGGGACCCTCTTCTCCCACGTGGTCTCCGACGCCTCGCTCGATGAACTGCACGAGTTCGCTTCTGTTGCGGGGCTGCCCGCGCGTGCCTTCGACCGGGACCACTACGACGTCCCGCAGCGTCGCTACGAGGACCTCGTCGCCCGCGGCGCGACCCCCGTCTCCGGGACCGAGCTGGTCCGCCGGCTGGTCGCCTCCGGCCTGCGGGTGCCCGCACGGCAGCGGCCCGAGAAGCTCGACCGGATCCTCTTGACGCGCTGGAGCCAGCAGCTGCCGGATCACCCGCACGTAGGCGCCGACCTGCTGGCCCGGTGGTCCGAACCGCATCGGAATTACCACGGCCGCGGGCACCTCCTCGCGGTACTGGCCGCCGTCGACCTGCTGGTCGCCGAGGGCGAACCGGCCGGCGCACCGCCGCGCGCGGTCCACCTGGCTGCGTGGTTCCACGATGCCGTCTATCAGGGCATTGCTGGTCAGGACGAGCGTGCCTCCGCCGAGCTCGTGCGGCTCCTGCTTCCCGGCGCCGTGGGCGATGCGGAACTGGAGGAGATCAGGCGCCTCGTCCTCGTGACCGAGCACCACTCCCCTTCCCCGGACGATGCCTCGGGCCGATTGCTGTGCGACGCCGACCTCGAAGTGCTCGCCCGCCCGTGGCCGCAGTACCTCCGCTACGTCGAAGAGGTTCGCCGGGACTACGCGCAGGTCTCCGACGCGGACTTCGCACGCGGCCGCGCGCGGGTGGTGCGCTCCCTGCTGGAGCTCGACCCGCTGTACGGGACGGGAACCGGTCGGCGCCTGTGGGAGACAGCCGCGCGCGCCAACCTGGCGCGCGAGCTGGAGTCCCTGCAGGACGGGACCCCGGTGCCTTCCAGTCGTTAA
- a CDS encoding WXG100 family type VII secretion target, translating to MSMFTANTVEMRAKAQSVQGTIERLRAEVNTMQSSLQELEGTWRGAAAANFQSVVADWRNTQLRVEESLTNINTALGRASHQYDDAEAANASMFTY from the coding sequence ATGAGCATGTTCACCGCCAACACCGTCGAGATGCGCGCCAAGGCACAGTCCGTGCAGGGCACCATCGAGCGCCTCCGTGCGGAGGTCAACACGATGCAGTCCAGCCTGCAGGAGCTCGAAGGCACGTGGCGCGGGGCCGCCGCGGCCAACTTCCAGTCGGTCGTCGCCGACTGGCGGAACACGCAGCTGCGCGTCGAGGAGTCGCTGACGAACATCAACACGGCCCTCGGCCGCGCTTCGCACCAGTACGACGACGCGGAGGCGGCGAACGCCTCGATGTTCACCTACTGA
- a CDS encoding sensor histidine kinase: MTRLFRQVSLRSKLVALMALLMTLGVVATVFTASFSLRVTMIDQMDTDLASNSSPMANLLYEVWTEGSDTNNAYRWANLGLTRFHSTLRNQDGEILAELPGIEGADKPVIDKHTVAEVEAVHDLAFTTEGTAPDSGGWRYRMIEMSNGNGYITIALPLSEVEDTVADAAGSMVTSGMLATLIMSLIAYGITTRAFRPLIRVERTAAAIAAGDLSRRVEEYPHDTEVGRLSRALNAMLAHIEHAFRSQAASERKMRRFVQDASHELRTPLVTIQGYSELYRHGGLAEREHLDSAMGRIEGEAKRMGQLVEDLLTLARLDEQRPLERVPVDLLHLGSDAVEDARVNAPDRRVRLVGLDGGIPVAAPTSGDESRLRQVVVNLMTNALRYTPDGTPIEVAVGTLPVIDGRSDAVLEVRDHGPGISEEDAARVFERFYRADSSRQRETGGTGLGLAIVAAIAAQHDGSIVLTETPGGGTTMSIRLPLEAMPDDDEAATARPQPDAPLE; encoded by the coding sequence ATGACTCGCCTCTTCCGCCAGGTCTCCCTGCGCTCGAAACTCGTGGCGCTCATGGCGCTGTTGATGACGCTGGGCGTGGTTGCGACCGTGTTCACCGCGTCTTTTTCGCTGCGCGTGACCATGATCGACCAGATGGATACGGACCTGGCGAGCAACTCGAGCCCCATGGCGAACCTGCTCTACGAAGTCTGGACGGAAGGCTCGGACACCAACAACGCGTACCGGTGGGCGAACCTGGGCCTGACGCGTTTCCACAGCACGCTGCGGAATCAGGACGGCGAGATCCTCGCCGAATTGCCGGGCATCGAGGGCGCCGACAAACCGGTCATCGACAAGCACACCGTCGCGGAGGTCGAGGCGGTGCACGATCTCGCCTTCACGACCGAAGGCACCGCCCCTGACTCCGGCGGCTGGCGCTACCGCATGATCGAGATGTCGAACGGGAACGGCTACATCACGATCGCCCTGCCGCTGAGCGAGGTCGAGGACACCGTCGCCGACGCAGCCGGTTCCATGGTCACCTCGGGCATGCTCGCGACGCTCATCATGTCCCTGATCGCCTACGGCATCACCACCCGCGCGTTTCGGCCGCTGATCCGCGTCGAGCGCACGGCCGCCGCGATCGCAGCAGGCGATCTCTCTCGACGTGTGGAGGAATACCCGCACGACACGGAGGTCGGCCGGCTCTCGCGCGCCCTGAACGCGATGCTCGCCCATATCGAACACGCCTTCCGGTCGCAGGCCGCCTCCGAGCGGAAGATGCGCCGGTTCGTCCAGGACGCCTCCCACGAACTGCGCACCCCGCTCGTGACGATCCAGGGCTACTCGGAGCTGTACCGGCACGGCGGGCTTGCCGAACGCGAGCACCTCGATTCGGCGATGGGTCGCATCGAAGGCGAAGCCAAGCGCATGGGTCAGCTCGTCGAGGACCTCCTGACGCTCGCGCGCCTGGACGAGCAGCGCCCCCTGGAACGCGTGCCCGTCGACCTCCTGCATCTGGGCAGTGACGCGGTCGAGGACGCCCGGGTCAACGCGCCCGACCGCCGCGTCCGTCTCGTCGGGCTCGACGGCGGCATCCCGGTCGCGGCCCCGACGAGCGGCGACGAGTCCCGCTTGCGACAGGTCGTGGTGAACCTGATGACCAACGCACTGCGCTACACCCCTGACGGCACCCCGATCGAGGTCGCCGTCGGCACGCTGCCCGTGATCGACGGACGCTCGGACGCGGTGCTCGAGGTCCGCGACCACGGGCCGGGCATTTCGGAGGAGGACGCGGCCCGCGTCTTCGAGCGCTTCTACCGCGCCGACTCCTCGCGGCAGCGCGAGACGGGCGGCACCGGCCTCGGCCTCGCGATCGTCGCGGCCATCGCGGCCCAGCATGACGGCTCGATCGTCCTCACCGAGACGCCCGGTGGCGGCACGACCATGTCGATCCGCCTGCCGCTCGAGGCGATGCCGGACGACGACGAAGCCGCCACGGCTCGTCCACAGCCCGACGCTCCCCTCGAGTAG
- a CDS encoding response regulator transcription factor produces the protein MTEKTPEARLLVVDDEPNIRELLSTSLRFAGFEVFAAGSGREALEIAEREQPDLAVLDVMLPDLDGFAVTRKLRAAGRHFPVLFLTARDGTDDKVTGLTVGGDDYVTKPFSLDEVVARIRAVLRRTQPFEDEAAIIRVDDLELDDDAHEVRRAGVVVDLSPTEFKLLRYLMMNPNRVLSKAQILDHVWEYDFNGDASIVESYISYLRRKIDAHEDWTPMIQTKRGVGYVLRSADRR, from the coding sequence ATGACTGAGAAAACTCCTGAGGCCCGACTGCTCGTCGTCGACGACGAACCGAACATTCGCGAGCTGCTCTCGACGTCCCTGCGTTTCGCCGGGTTCGAGGTCTTCGCCGCCGGCAGCGGGCGCGAAGCCCTCGAGATCGCCGAGCGCGAACAGCCCGACCTCGCCGTGCTGGACGTCATGCTGCCCGACCTGGACGGCTTCGCCGTGACGCGCAAACTCCGCGCGGCCGGCCGCCACTTCCCGGTCCTGTTTCTCACGGCCCGCGACGGCACCGACGACAAGGTCACCGGCCTCACCGTCGGCGGCGACGACTACGTGACCAAGCCGTTCAGCCTCGACGAGGTCGTGGCGCGCATTCGCGCCGTGTTGCGCCGCACGCAGCCCTTCGAGGACGAGGCCGCGATCATCCGCGTCGATGACCTCGAGCTGGACGACGACGCGCACGAGGTGCGCCGCGCCGGCGTCGTGGTGGATTTGTCCCCTACCGAATTCAAACTCCTCCGCTACCTGATGATGAACCCGAACCGGGTACTGTCCAAGGCGCAGATCCTCGACCACGTGTGGGAGTACGACTTCAACGGCGACGCCTCGATCGTCGAATCCTACATCTCCTACCTCCGCCGCAAGATCGACGCGCACGAGGACTGGACCCCGATGATCCAGACCAAGCGCGGCGTGGGCTACGTACTGCGTTCCGCCGACCGCCGCTGA
- a CDS encoding cold-shock protein — MPVGKVKWYEPAKGFGFLVAEDGQEVYLPASALPSGISEVRAGTRMEFGIAEGRKGAQALSVRILDKAPSVARAKRKPAEAQAVIVEDLIRLLDGISDGLRKGRYPEKRQSAKIATVLRAVADDLDA, encoded by the coding sequence GTGCCTGTAGGCAAGGTCAAGTGGTATGAACCGGCGAAGGGATTCGGATTCCTCGTCGCAGAGGACGGCCAGGAAGTCTACCTTCCGGCGTCAGCGCTGCCCTCCGGGATCAGCGAGGTGCGGGCCGGAACGCGTATGGAGTTCGGCATCGCGGAGGGCCGCAAAGGTGCTCAGGCGCTGTCGGTGAGGATTCTCGACAAGGCTCCGTCGGTGGCGCGCGCCAAGCGCAAGCCCGCCGAGGCGCAGGCCGTCATCGTCGAGGATCTCATCCGTCTTCTGGACGGCATCTCCGACGGGCTGCGCAAGGGCCGCTATCCGGAGAAGCGCCAGAGTGCCAAGATCGCGACCGTGCTCCGCGCCGTCGCAGACGACCTGGACGCTTAG
- a CDS encoding DUF3027 domain-containing protein — MARTPKLDDVLAADVASAREALARQIPDGQIGEHLGVSAEGDRLVLHRFAAKMRGYAGWHWYVTLARGPRVKVATVCDSGLLPGQDALLAPAWVPWAERVAPEELAEQKARDESEAAEAAAAAEPAASAGEEHDDATSVPEAPAEAAEEPEAAPADAETDAPDDGASEPEDDEEDGPTRPRRRRRPRRRQRSTS; from the coding sequence ATGGCCCGGACCCCGAAACTGGACGATGTGCTGGCCGCGGACGTGGCGAGCGCACGCGAGGCACTCGCGCGCCAGATTCCCGACGGGCAGATCGGTGAGCACCTGGGCGTCAGCGCCGAGGGCGACCGGCTCGTCCTGCACCGGTTCGCGGCCAAGATGCGCGGATACGCCGGCTGGCACTGGTACGTCACGCTGGCGAGGGGCCCACGGGTCAAGGTCGCGACGGTGTGCGATTCCGGTCTCCTGCCCGGTCAGGACGCGCTGTTGGCCCCGGCGTGGGTGCCGTGGGCTGAACGCGTCGCGCCGGAGGAGCTCGCCGAACAGAAGGCACGCGACGAGTCCGAGGCGGCCGAAGCGGCGGCCGCTGCCGAGCCCGCGGCGTCCGCGGGGGAGGAGCACGACGACGCGACGAGCGTCCCGGAGGCTCCGGCCGAGGCGGCCGAAGAGCCCGAGGCCGCACCCGCGGACGCAGAAACCGACGCCCCGGACGATGGCGCTTCCGAGCCCGAGGACGACGAGGAGGACGGCCCCACCCGCCCGCGCCGTCGTCGTCGTCCGCGCCGCAGGCAGCGCTCGACCTCCTGA